The Parus major isolate Abel chromosome 24, Parus_major1.1, whole genome shotgun sequence genome contains a region encoding:
- the LOC107214326 gene encoding transmembrane protein 45B-like: protein MVMLLFFPEKKVQRMSPVPTNFLGSALRGTFFFTFGLWWSVRYPLKFLRRKGDAEGQPGHGRTEVFEGAVKAFFALVGILVEQFVPTGPHLQLYSPKTHSWTDLTHWHYSTIYLFFLLSGITDVVSHSPLKLPPGLDRLSLSLALLVEGLLFCFRDYSNARLDQHLHSLLAMAIFAGALCALLEVFLRDHIILEIFRTISFLLQGSWLWQIGFVLSPPWGGPGWDQSDSSNLLFLTMCFCWHSMGALAVVTTNAAASRCCNESCQLKFGDIDVELDCGLCLHRGKKISSGALLPESSSDDK, encoded by the exons ATGgtgatgctgctttttttcccagaaaaaaag GTGCAGAGAATGAGTCCAGTGCCAACAAACTTCCTGGGCAGTGCCCTCCGGGGCACTTTCTTCTTCACCTTTGGCCTGTGGTGGTCGGTGCGGTACCCCCTGAAGTTCCTCAGGAGGAAAGGTGACGCCGAGGGCCAGCCGGGCCATGGGCGCACAGAGGTCTTTGAAGGCGCAGTCAAAGCTTTCTTTGCGTTAGTAG GGATACTGGTGGAGCAGTTTGTCCCCACTGGTCCACACCTGCAGCTGTACAGCCCCAAGACGCACAGCTGGACTGACCTCACCCACTGGCACTACTCCACCATCtacctcttcttcctcctctctggcATCACAGATGTGGTCTCACACTCCCCGCTCAAGCTGCCCCCTGGCCTGGACCGGCTCTCGCTGTCCCTGGCTCTGCTTGTGGAAG GTTTGCTCTTCTGTTTCCGTGACTACAGTAATGCTCGGCTGGACCAGCACCTCCACTCCCTGCTGGCCATGGCTATCTTTGCCGGAGCCCTCTGTGCGCTCCTAGAGGTGTTCCTCCGAGACCATATCATCCTGGAGATCTTCAGGAccatctccttcctcctccaggGCTCTTGGCTTTGGCAG ATTGGGTTTGTGCTGTCCCCTCCATGGGGAGGACCAGGCTGGGATCAGAGTGATTCCAGCAACCTCTTGTTCCTCACCATGTGCTTCTGCTGGCATTCCATGGGTGCTCTCGCCGTTGTGACCACCAACGCTGCCGCATCCCGCTG ctgcaatgaGTCCTGCCAGCTGAAATTTGGGGATATCGACGTGGAGTTGGACTGTGGCTTGTGCCTCCATAGAGGGAAGAAGATCTCCAGTGGTGCCTTGCTGCCAGAGAGCAGCTCAGATGACAAATGA